A window of Apium graveolens cultivar Ventura chromosome 8, ASM990537v1, whole genome shotgun sequence contains these coding sequences:
- the LOC141680572 gene encoding uncharacterized protein LOC141680572, which produces MAYAKEYVKRCDRCQKHAPVVRQPPEMLISINSPIPFAMWGMDILGPFPMATAQRKYGIPRILVTDNGTQFNNEEFKKYCEENEIELRFTSVAHPQANEQAEVANRVTLDGLKKRIEKSRNSWVDEIFSIIWAYRTTCRITIGATPFTLEYGTEAVIPVKISHSSPRIQAYNAEDNEEGQRLALDLIDEVRDEVHAKIMEYQKKASFYYNLRVKERFFK; this is translated from the exons ATGGCTTATGCTAAAGAATATGTGAAGAgatgtgatcgttgtcagaaacatgcCCCTGTAGTAAGGCAACCTCCCGAAATGCTTATTTCCATAAACTCCCCAATCCcgtttgctatgtggggaatggatattcttgGGCCTTTCCCGATGGCTACTGCTCAAAGGAA ATATGGGATTCCCCGAATCTTGGtaaccgataatggaacacaattcaataacGAGGAATTCAAAAAGTATTGTGAAGAGAATGAAATCGAGTTGCGGTTCACTTCTGTTGCTCACCCTCAAGCCAACGAGCAAGCAGAGGTTGCGAATCGAGTTACTTTAGATGGATtgaagaagaggattgagaagtcCAGGAATAGTTGGGTGGATGAAATATTTTCGATAATTTGGGCTTACAGGACCACATGTAGAATCACGATAGGAGCAACACCATTTACGTTAGAATACGGGACAGAAGCAGTTATTCCAGTAAAGATATCACATTCATCCCCGAGGATCCAAGCATACAATGCTGAAGATAATGAGGAAGGCCAAAGGTTAGCCTTGGATTTAATAGATGAAGTGCGGGATGAAGTACATGCAAAAATTATGGAATATCAAAAGAAAGCTTCTTTTTACTACAACCTGAGGGTGAAAGAGAGATTCTTCAAGTAA